gtgtttcatgtgttttgtatgtatgtTGGTATGTTTTTTGCGTGTGTCATGTGTTTCACATGTGTTCTGTGTGTGCTTCATCTttatcatgtgttttgtatgtgcTTCACATGTATTTTGTATGTCCTTCACATGTGTTCTATGTGTCTTATGTGTTTCgtgtattttgtgtttatacatctctatcacgattttcatattcttccatAGTGTTTCGTGAGTTTCATgtatcgatttagtgattttttaatatttatcggaatttaaatatttttatattaaaatgttcataaaattaatttacgacagtctacataatatttttttttaaagttaatttaagaaaaaaaattagcccaaattcattctttaataatctgaggctaaaattttaggctagaagggttggagcagaaaagctgtttctaggctaaaaattttaggttttaggccaagggttggagatggtcttagagtGATGAGTTGTATTTGAGTGTTCGCATATAGTTTCTCTTTGATCTCCATTATCCGGTGTCAATTTATACTCCCTTAAGATCGGCTCTGTTATAGGCATATTGCCAAGTAGAACACTGGGCAAATTTGGGGAAGATGGTATCTAGCAATCTAAATGTGAATCATGTCGCAACACTTAAACACTGTTGTAAAGATTATGAAAAACTCTTAAGACCCAACTACATCCGACATTAATTGTTAGCAGgtgattttcttttataatttgaTAGTTGATGTGTTCTTACTACCATTAACAATTTGACCTCTAAAACACTGCACTACATAAGCGATTTAACAagaatttttaaaattcaattcaatcaggGAGTCCTTTTACCTCAAATAGCACAAAAATACCATATGCAATTTAAAACCTTTGTCGCTTGGAACCAAATAAAAGATGAAGACACGTCACGTGCACACGACAATACATATACTGTAATTGAGGTACCCACGTGCGCCGAATTCGAACAACTCCACAAGCCCACGTCTCAATTGGACCATGGACCCACCCATAAATAATGGATGTCCAGGGCCCAATCGAATTTAATTCatcatttatttgtttattttattaaatatttccTTACACAATTAGGAAGCCAAATTCCAAATCTGAGCAGGAAAACTTGCTTCGAAAGTAAAGCGGACGACAAAAGCCACGTCTTGCATGACTTGCGCTAAATTCGAGAAATTATCGAAATTACCAAACCACCCTCCCACCAATCCCCCCCCATATTCCTAAAATACCCCTTCAACGGCACGCACAACGGTCACTTCTATGGCGGCATACACAATCTGCAGAGGGGCAAAATAGACAACACATAAAGTTCAAAATTCTTATTTCCCAAGGGTTACGAAAAGTTCCCACCGCCTCAGGGTCCGAGACTATTTATACACAGCGGCACGGCAACTCCGCCAGTCCGCCGTAAATCAAAACTCTAAACCGCCACAAATCTCCTATTAATATCTCGAAGATTAAATCTTTCCTGATCTCTTTGGTGCCGGATTCTGAGATCTTGAAccgtttcttgcttctttgatttatgaatttttttttaaatttttgtatgcAGAGTTGTTTGTAGTTATTTGTCTTTCGATTTGTCTTCCGATTTCTCGCTGATTCGATCGCTTAATTTGTAAGTTTGTAGCAGCGATGTCGACCGATCAGTTTGAATTCGAAGACCAAATATCGATAACTATTGATAATGACGAAGAAATTTTGGATTCCGGGTCTGATTGCGGCGATTCGAACGCCGCCGTATCGGATCGGTTTGGTGTTTTCACCCGGAGCGGGATGATACGGGTGGACGACGAGAGTTTCGAGCACGAGATCATCAAGAAGAGCTTTGTTTCGGGCATGGGATTGGCCGGGAGGGACACGAATATTGTGGCGGTGCACAAGAACTTGAGCTCCGATCCGACCAGGAAGGCGAGGTTTGAGTCGTTCAAGATTTTCTCTCAGGCGGTGGCAAGTAAGTGCGGTGGCAACGCCAATGTTAAGTACGCTTGGTATGGCGGATCGAAGGAGGAGCTTTGTGATGTTTTGGTCCATGGTTTCAGTCGGTGCAGAGAGCCTGTCCCAAATGAAGTGTCCTACGGTGTCGGTGTTCATATGATTCCTGCCAAATTTACATGTGATgggtacttttttttattttcaggggattttaatttgtaccccaACCCTTGTTTCTGTTTGATCTTTAAGAAATTCACATCTTTAAAATCGAAACCTTTCATTTTTTATCGAAAAATTAATGGATTGTATTGACATTTGTGTAGAGCATTGTCATCGGCTGTGGATGAAAGTGGGCTGAAGCACATCTTGCTGTGCCGTGTGATATTGGGGAAGGCGGAAATGGTGGCGCTGCGCTCAAAGCAATCGCAACCGAGCTGCAAGGAGGTGGACACTGGAGTGGATAATCTGGTAAATCCGAGAAGATATGTTGTTTGGAGTGCTATCATGAACTCTCATATTTATCCTTGCTATGTGGTCAGCTTCAAGGCTCCTAAC
This Pyrus communis chromosome 6, drPyrComm1.1, whole genome shotgun sequence DNA region includes the following protein-coding sequences:
- the LOC137738186 gene encoding probable inactive poly [ADP-ribose] polymerase SRO2, coding for MSTDQFEFEDQISITIDNDEEILDSGSDCGDSNAAVSDRFGVFTRSGMIRVDDESFEHEIIKKSFVSGMGLAGRDTNIVAVHKNLSSDPTRKARFESFKIFSQAVASKCGGNANVKYAWYGGSKEELCDVLVHGFSRCREPVPNEVSYGVGVHMIPAKFTCDGALSSAVDESGLKHILLCRVILGKAEMVALRSKQSQPSCKEVDTGVDNLVNPRRYVVWSAIMNSHIYPCYVVSFKAPNTLPNVVSGVPTAQQSALRQPPTSPWMSFPALMSILSKFLPPQKMQSIVACHNEFRANKVTRPQLIQRVRQIAGDRLLIGVIKSVKRQIGARA